A genomic stretch from Anabrus simplex isolate iqAnaSimp1 chromosome 2, ASM4041472v1, whole genome shotgun sequence includes:
- the LOC137498537 gene encoding uncharacterized protein, producing MTGDGQKLLKENRLAKLVFGEYGTGNSSSGKERDRVKKSHTAISSSQNYTAEICEEKIEDDKPHVDKCAGKFRTVFTAEQEQELVEYINLMESILLGLTLNDCHAVAYQLDERNHIEHPFNKIKQLAGMYCCC from the coding sequence ATGGTCAGAAATTACTCAAGGAAAACAGACTGGCAAAACTGGTCTTCGGAGAGTATGGAACTGGCAATAGCAGCAGTGGTAAAGAAAGAGATAGGGTTAAGAAAAGCCACACAGCAATTTCAAGTTCCCAAAACTACACTGCAGAGATATGTGAAGAAAAAATAGAAGATGACAAACCCCATGTAGACAAATGTGCGGGTAAATTTCGAACTGTGTTCACtgcagaacaagaacaagaacttgtGGAGTACATCAACTTGATGGAGTCCATTCTTTTAGGTTTGACACTTAATGATTGCCACGCTGTAGCGTACCAATTGGACGAAAGGAACCACATTGAACATCCATTCAACAAAATAAAACAACTGGCAG